Proteins encoded by one window of Silvibacterium dinghuense:
- a CDS encoding RHS repeat-associated core domain-containing protein has protein sequence MSYLSGDRFRNTLQSVVFVVAVFMMVYACRSADAQTPNTGMTNIINTPQTPIPGVGHDYLHLLNETVNPADGTVSINIAIPVTASRGYTLPFSIQYSSSNSTHFVPGLDASTNSYPYGWSTNGGFMSNAGWSYSLPAFGFALGQQYAGQTQEGNDEGGTASYCYYTSNYVFRAPDGSSHLMYLDTVTEQSVPSGHVCSSENWSPLLNASDSAYQATMPTTQEYVASTTGGNSLIATVSSADGTIYKYNAYNLHQNGPSTAWAALPATIEDRNGNITTFNDALTQCGYSSCAGSLSITDSAGRPTLKINGFGTNGNTIAVGGFSQDFTVNWNAAPAQTLEYPVDIKSAGNNPSGCASNNASSTDYPSLGAGISSIELPNGKSYSFTYDSTYGYVSQITFPTGGYVKYSYQTYPAQVLDGYTDTWISNGSQTSQSCNYIYGQARVSTRTVSYDGVNIALVQTFSYAEPNYPSNTAGPWTSRQTTVTTQDLVNGTSNSTVYTYSSMGAPSPALETQDPAYHQIPVENTVAYYSGTNTSGTPLLTITKGWNDPYTEACELQQLPNGSISGHFYTWQAEGVLADDKEYDYGQITSTSACANLAKAPSGVTPTRETALSFQAFRANPLFYQPYVSNYTTYTLIDRPCQKNVYQAGTLLSQTSYLYDGGSSACGTAGSGGTAAISGLPSGTHDETNFGSSSSSSRGNITASIQQCLSGCTVSPQTSMSYDETGQIASVTDPCGNASCSNSPAASSHTTNYGYTDEPSGANSYGNSNAYLTSIIAPSVYSAGHSQSFQYNYETGALVQATDENLHSTSYAYNDPLNRLTAVTGPADPNNGNQSSKTSYAYDDTPSNGTGTSPSIETTVLLNAAGQTKTTEAIEDGAGHTIHSLILNDPSGGTDTVDYTYDGSGHVYQETNPYRSTSDSTYGTTKFLYDSLGRLSSQTQPDGSTKQWCYNDVASVGSSNYCSASITSSLHSWVDYTDESGNHWQRQSDGLGRLSSVIEPGGTSGYETDYAYDANDNLTQASQWGGIHFVCVSNPDRPSPGCGSSTTARISNFTYDSLSRLISGSNPERGSWSYSYASGSSLCSGDQSAPCSFTNANGNSLIYNYDALSRVTSKTYCETDLVGSCPSSRADRFGYDGLDESGNTLVPAVSNAIGRLSHDSNESNAANSYSYDVLGHIVLKSSCIPGDCVTGKYDINVQAMYDLAGDRTYISNGVTSTGIGLTYGYDTVGRVSSITSTWDDSAHPETMFSATGSGAYTAFGELQAANIGLNNSTQVPVIQYGRTYDNRERVIHETDIVNTNGSTTTSTNFNWATPQYYPNGLLETWNDSLMGNGWTFQYDALGRLTNANASSTGVYEGVNLAWAYDAWGNRTSETVTGSSALPIPTSTSAVFNTSNRITSFSGATTQPVTFSYDSAGNLTQDVQNRYLYDGQGRLCAVSSSSGITEYIYDPEGNRVAKGTASSFNCEFSANGFSVTNRYVIGLDNEQLSEMDGSGNWLHTNVFEDGQLLATYKGSSTYFAMKNWLGTKRMLVDENGLNGSSYNSFPYGNVLFFGWAGVDPSELHFTGKERDTESGNDFFGARYYSSSLGRFLSPDWSATPTAVPYADLTDPQSLNLYGYMRNNPLGGVDPDGHCCFEDTLINLTTSFVASHPAVFAKINTAMKAAWPTKAEIAAGFPAALAGADNQLRVENAEGEDASDDESTEAGDAAQDSALSGNSSSSFDQAREAAFKHAGMADGNVKFTRADPATGTITEFKGDDGAEVGYDGPHPGVPGPSHDQNHISAQTPGKRGSGGTSRRNFPYSGGQHPSRVGPPNKDNDVVQPH, from the coding sequence ATGTCGTATCTGTCCGGAGATCGTTTTAGGAATACCCTGCAATCAGTCGTATTCGTTGTCGCAGTGTTCATGATGGTGTATGCCTGCAGATCCGCAGATGCGCAGACCCCCAATACGGGGATGACAAATATTATCAATACCCCGCAAACACCAATACCAGGCGTGGGGCATGATTATTTGCATCTACTGAACGAGACAGTAAATCCGGCAGACGGAACGGTCAGCATCAATATAGCGATCCCTGTCACGGCTAGCAGGGGATATACGCTGCCGTTCTCGATTCAATACAGCTCAAGCAACTCGACTCACTTCGTCCCGGGCCTAGATGCTTCGACAAACTCTTATCCATATGGATGGAGTACAAATGGCGGCTTCATGTCCAATGCAGGTTGGTCTTATTCCCTACCTGCGTTTGGGTTCGCCTTAGGTCAGCAGTACGCCGGGCAGACTCAAGAGGGCAATGATGAAGGTGGCACCGCTTCATATTGCTACTACACCTCAAACTACGTCTTTCGGGCTCCTGACGGTTCCTCGCACCTTATGTACCTGGATACTGTTACGGAACAGAGTGTACCTAGCGGACATGTCTGCTCCAGTGAAAATTGGTCCCCGTTGCTTAATGCAAGCGATTCTGCATACCAGGCAACCATGCCCACAACCCAGGAGTATGTGGCATCAACTACGGGCGGCAATTCGCTCATCGCGACAGTATCGAGCGCCGATGGCACGATATACAAATACAACGCCTACAACCTCCACCAGAACGGTCCTTCGACTGCATGGGCAGCCTTACCGGCAACGATTGAGGATCGAAATGGAAATATAACTACCTTTAATGATGCGTTGACACAGTGCGGATACAGCAGTTGCGCGGGAAGTCTGTCGATTACTGACTCAGCAGGAAGGCCTACCCTCAAAATAAATGGGTTCGGAACCAATGGAAACACAATAGCTGTTGGAGGGTTTTCGCAAGACTTCACTGTCAACTGGAATGCGGCGCCGGCGCAAACCCTGGAGTATCCGGTTGACATTAAATCCGCAGGCAATAATCCGTCGGGATGCGCTTCTAATAATGCCAGCAGTACAGATTATCCAAGCCTTGGTGCAGGAATATCCAGCATTGAGTTGCCGAATGGAAAGAGCTACAGCTTTACCTACGACTCTACATATGGTTATGTGAGCCAGATCACCTTTCCAACAGGTGGCTACGTAAAGTATAGCTACCAAACCTATCCTGCGCAGGTATTGGATGGATACACGGACACTTGGATCAGCAACGGATCACAGACAAGTCAGTCTTGCAATTACATCTATGGGCAAGCCCGAGTTTCTACACGGACTGTAAGCTATGACGGAGTAAATATTGCATTAGTCCAGACGTTTAGTTATGCAGAGCCCAACTACCCTTCAAATACAGCAGGCCCATGGACAAGTCGTCAGACCACAGTTACGACGCAGGATCTTGTAAATGGAACCAGCAACTCAACAGTTTATACATATTCTTCCATGGGTGCGCCGAGCCCAGCCCTCGAGACACAGGATCCTGCATACCATCAGATTCCTGTTGAAAACACAGTTGCATACTACAGCGGGACCAATACATCGGGGACTCCGCTTCTCACGATTACCAAAGGGTGGAACGACCCATACACGGAAGCGTGTGAACTTCAGCAGCTCCCTAATGGATCTATATCGGGCCACTTCTATACATGGCAGGCTGAGGGGGTATTAGCTGACGATAAAGAATACGACTATGGGCAAATAACCAGCACATCCGCTTGTGCAAACCTGGCCAAAGCGCCGAGTGGTGTGACACCAACGCGGGAGACAGCTCTGTCCTTTCAGGCGTTCAGAGCTAATCCACTCTTTTACCAGCCATATGTCAGCAACTACACCACCTACACCCTGATAGATCGACCATGCCAGAAGAATGTCTATCAAGCCGGGACTCTTCTGTCTCAGACAAGCTACCTCTACGACGGCGGTAGCAGTGCGTGTGGAACGGCTGGGAGTGGTGGTACAGCTGCGATCAGTGGGCTGCCATCTGGGACTCACGATGAAACCAACTTCGGATCCTCTTCTTCCTCTTCCAGAGGAAACATTACAGCAAGCATTCAGCAATGTCTCAGCGGTTGCACTGTAAGTCCACAGACCTCGATGTCCTACGATGAGACTGGACAGATCGCATCTGTCACGGACCCTTGCGGGAATGCTTCTTGCAGCAATTCTCCTGCGGCGAGTTCCCATACCACGAATTACGGCTATACGGATGAACCTTCAGGTGCAAATTCGTATGGAAATTCAAATGCCTATCTGACAAGCATCATCGCGCCGTCTGTATATAGCGCCGGTCATTCCCAAAGCTTTCAATATAACTATGAAACAGGTGCTCTTGTTCAGGCTACGGATGAGAACCTCCACAGCACCTCATACGCCTATAACGATCCATTGAACAGATTGACTGCCGTTACCGGACCAGCAGATCCCAATAATGGCAATCAAAGCTCCAAGACGAGCTACGCCTATGACGATACGCCATCAAATGGTACCGGCACTTCGCCGAGTATTGAGACTACGGTGCTGCTGAATGCAGCAGGCCAGACAAAGACGACGGAGGCAATAGAGGATGGTGCCGGGCATACAATACACAGCCTGATTCTTAATGACCCATCAGGCGGCACTGACACGGTTGACTACACATACGATGGATCCGGCCATGTCTACCAAGAAACTAATCCGTACAGGAGTACAAGTGACTCCACGTATGGAACAACCAAGTTCCTTTACGACAGTTTAGGCCGGCTGTCCAGCCAGACGCAGCCAGACGGGTCCACCAAACAGTGGTGCTATAACGACGTCGCATCAGTGGGCTCCTCTAATTATTGTTCCGCGAGCATCACCTCATCACTGCACTCATGGGTCGATTACACCGATGAATCTGGTAATCACTGGCAGAGGCAAAGTGATGGTCTTGGTCGACTCAGTAGTGTGATTGAGCCCGGCGGCACTTCGGGATATGAGACCGATTACGCATATGATGCTAATGACAACCTCACTCAGGCATCTCAGTGGGGCGGTATCCACTTTGTGTGCGTATCGAATCCAGATCGTCCTTCGCCAGGTTGCGGATCATCCACTACGGCACGGATATCGAACTTTACCTATGATTCACTGTCCAGACTCATCAGCGGCTCTAACCCAGAGCGGGGATCGTGGAGCTATTCCTATGCTAGCGGCTCGAGCCTTTGCTCCGGAGATCAGTCCGCTCCATGCAGCTTTACTAACGCAAATGGAAATTCGCTGATTTATAACTATGATGCGTTAAGCCGTGTCACGTCAAAGACCTATTGCGAAACTGATCTCGTAGGATCTTGCCCTTCGAGCAGGGCAGATCGATTCGGTTATGACGGCCTCGACGAATCAGGTAATACGTTGGTGCCTGCAGTCTCGAATGCTATCGGACGTCTGTCTCACGACTCGAATGAAAGCAATGCTGCCAACAGCTATAGCTACGACGTGCTAGGGCACATTGTTCTGAAGTCTTCCTGTATCCCCGGCGATTGCGTAACAGGTAAATACGACATCAACGTGCAGGCCATGTACGATCTTGCCGGCGATCGCACCTATATTTCTAATGGTGTCACTTCGACGGGGATTGGGCTTACCTATGGCTATGACACTGTCGGAAGAGTGTCTTCGATCACAAGCACATGGGATGATAGTGCCCATCCGGAAACAATGTTTTCTGCTACAGGAAGCGGTGCTTATACGGCGTTCGGAGAATTGCAGGCAGCAAACATCGGCTTGAATAATTCGACCCAGGTTCCGGTGATTCAATATGGCCGCACCTACGATAACCGCGAACGCGTAATTCATGAAACCGACATTGTTAATACAAATGGGTCGACAACAACGTCTACTAACTTTAATTGGGCGACACCACAGTATTATCCTAATGGCCTGTTGGAGACATGGAACGACTCCTTAATGGGAAATGGCTGGACTTTCCAGTATGACGCCTTGGGACGTCTCACTAACGCCAATGCCAGCTCTACTGGAGTCTATGAGGGAGTAAATCTTGCTTGGGCCTATGATGCATGGGGCAATAGGACTTCCGAAACAGTAACAGGCTCCTCTGCGCTCCCCATCCCAACCTCGACTTCAGCAGTCTTTAACACTAGCAATCGGATCACCTCATTCTCGGGTGCCACTACCCAGCCTGTCACCTTTTCTTACGATTCTGCGGGGAATCTCACGCAAGATGTGCAGAACAGGTATCTCTATGACGGTCAGGGCAGGCTCTGTGCCGTATCAAGCAGTTCTGGAATTACGGAGTATATATACGATCCGGAAGGGAATCGTGTAGCGAAAGGAACTGCAAGCAGCTTCAACTGCGAGTTTTCTGCGAACGGATTTAGCGTAACGAATCGCTATGTAATTGGGCTGGACAATGAGCAGCTCAGCGAGATGGATGGCTCCGGCAATTGGCTCCATACGAATGTGTTTGAAGATGGCCAGCTACTTGCCACGTATAAAGGCTCCTCCACCTATTTCGCGATGAAGAACTGGCTTGGCACGAAACGGATGCTCGTCGACGAAAACGGCCTGAATGGAAGCAGCTATAACAGTTTTCCTTACGGCAATGTTCTCTTCTTCGGGTGGGCCGGAGTCGATCCATCAGAATTACACTTCACCGGCAAAGAAAGAGATACAGAATCAGGCAATGACTTCTTTGGGGCTCGATACTACAGTTCCAGTCTTGGAAGGTTCTTGTCGCCGGATTGGAGTGCTACGCCTACCGCTGTTCCCTACGCCGATCTGACCGATCCACAGAGCCTAAACCTCTACGGATATATGCGGAATAATCCTCTTGGTGGAGTCGATCCAGATGGGCATTGCTGCTTTGAAGATACTCTAATCAATTTAACAACTTCATTTGTGGCATCCCACCCAGCTGTATTTGCCAAGATAAACACAGCGATGAAGGCCGCTTGGCCGACGAAGGCTGAGATTGCTGCGGGATTCCCCGCAGCATTAGCTGGAGCCGACAATCAACTCAGAGTTGAAAATGCAGAGGGGGAAGACGCTTCTGACGATGAATCTACAGAAGCTGGTGATGCTGCTCAGGACAGTGCTTTATCTGGTAATTCAAGCAGTAGCTTTGACCAAGCACGAGAGGCAGCATTTAAGCATGCCGGTATGGCAGACGGGAATGTAAAATTCACGCGGGCAGATCCGGCTACCGGAACAATCACAGAATTCAAAGGTGATGACGGTGCGGAAGTAGGTTACGATGGTCCGCATCCAGGAGTTCCTGGCCCAAGCCACGATCAAAATCACATTAGTGCCCAAACACCTGGTAAACGTGGCAGCGGTGGAACTTCAAGAAGGAACTTCCCTTATTCGGGTGGGCAGCACCCCTCGCGAGTCGGACCGCCTAATAAGGATAACGATGTTGTTCAACCCCACTAG